From one Lotus japonicus ecotype B-129 chromosome 3, LjGifu_v1.2 genomic stretch:
- the LOC130749813 gene encoding probable serine/threonine-protein kinase PBL1 isoform X2, producing MGCFTILKSKKKLFDRIIRSKRVNHNEHGAAVLPGSQTQTRSLQSAPPSFKTKVKSIHPLNKVFNSKSRALSAPSALDSAEQNAFASTEHEEHEESKHRVIPGKEPRSPGPQPLPLPSPQGGGALKVIISLKPGLVNGPLYASGALNSAEQDALVSVEFEEQAESNNRAGTMKEQRSSSPRPLPLPHPKGGGALKTTRSFKPEKVSGPSHASRPVPLPSTGLLNYFRYEEIAAACHNFSSDQCISECLSASIYKASFHNDALSPKKFEATVTRLRPPTLGFREFITEVSNLASLQHPNLCKLLGFHARDISEPKMLVYERLCHGSLDSLLFGKSDGSSIDWNIRMKIALCAAKGLTFLHEEGPFQAMYNEFSTANIQIDKDFSAKLSEYGCVGHVPEKEFSKSSSAVGKLPVETLERGMLTPKSNVWSFGIVLLELLTGRKNLDSHYPKEERNLVKWCRPFLSDDFRLSLIMDPQLKGQFPSKAARTVADIAQRCLQKDPSERPTMRSIVEHLKMIQDMKYSCWHPLQEPSAAISKKQMSKSPSLNGVSYQAPGMSLSLPQSSIAETTFSPPRCCAVPILLPPPRLPEEL from the exons ATGGGGTGTTTTACTATCTTGAAGAGCAAGAAAAAATTGTTTGACCGAATTATTCGGTCAAAACGTGTCAATCATAATGAGCATGGAGCTGCAGTACTGCCTGGATCTCAAACTCAAACCCGATCATTGCAGTCGGCACCTCCTAGTTTTAAGACTAAAGTGAAATCCATTCACCCTCTTAATAAAGTTTTCAACAGCAAGTCGCGGGCTTTATCTGCTCCATCGGCTCTTGATTCTGCAGAACAGAATGCTTTTGCTTCAACTGAGCATGAGGAACATGAAGAGTCAAAACACCGAGTAATACCAGGGAAGGAGCCGCGTTCACCTGGTCCACAACCTTTACCTCTTCCATCTCCTCAGGGTGGTGGAGCATTGAAGGTTATTATCAGCCTTAAGCCAGGGTTGGTTAATGGCCCTCTATATGCTTCTGGAGCTCTTAATTCTGCAGAACAAGATGCTTTGGTCTCAGTTGAGTTTGAGGAACAAGCTGAGTCGAATAACAGAGCTGGAACGATGAAGGAGCAGCGTTCATCTAGTCCACGGCCTTTACCTCTTCCACATCCTAAGGGTGGTGGTGCATTGAAGACTACTCGCAGCTTTAAGCCCGAAAAAGTTAGTGGTCCTTCACATGCTTCTAGACCTGTGCCCCTTCCATCTACCGGGTTGCTTAATTACTTTCGGTATGAGGAAATTGCTGCTGCTTGCCACAATTTTTCTTCAGATCAATGTATCTCAGAATGTCTTTCTGCTAGCATATATAAAGCTTCCTTTCATAACGATGCTTTAAGCCCAAAGAAGTTTGAAGCCACTGTGACCCGTCTTCGCCCACCAACTCTG GGCTTCAGGGAATTCATAACTGAGGTCAGTAATCTTGCATCTTTGCAACATCCAAACCTCTGTAAATTGCTAGGATTTCATGCCCGCGACATATCCGAACCAAAGATGTTGGTTTATGAGAGGCTATGCCATGGGAGCTTGGACAGCTTGTTGTTTGGGAAATCTGATGGCTCTTCAATTGATTGGAACATAAGAATGAAGATTGCCTTATGTGCTGCAAAAGGTCTTACTTTCTTGCATGAAGAAGGGCCTTTCCAG GCAATGTATAATGAATTCTCAACCGCTAATATACAAATTGACAAAGATTTCAGTGCAAAGCTCTCAGAATATGGTTGTGTTGGACATGTTCCTGAAAAAGAGTTTTCAAAGAGTTCATCT GCTGTTGGAAAACTTCCAGTGGAGACATTGGAGAGAGGAATGCTCACTCCAAAGAGCAATGTGTGGAGTTTTGGAATTGTTCTTCTGGAGCTACTTACAGGCAGAAAGAATCTTGATAGCCACTATCCCAAGGAAGAGAGGAACTTAGTCAAGTGGTGCCGGCCTTTCCTGTCAGACGATTTCCGACTCTCGCTGATCATGGATCCTCAACTTAAAGGCCAGTTTCCATCCAAAGCAGCAAGGACAGTAGCTGACATTGCACAGAGATGCCTCCAAAAGGATCCATCAGAGAGACCCACCATGAGAAGCATTGTGGAGCATCTGAAAATGATACAGGACATGAAGTACTCTTGTTGGCACCCACTGCAAGAACCATCAGCTGCTATATCTAAGAAACAAATGTCAAAATCACCAAGTCTTAATGGTGTTTCATATCAGGCACCTGGAATGAGTCTCTCTCTACCACAATCATCCATTGCTGAAACAACTTTCTCACCTCCAAGATGCTGTGCTGTGCCCATCCTGCTTCCTCCTCCTCGCTTGCCAGAGGAGCTTTAA
- the LOC130749813 gene encoding probable serine/threonine-protein kinase PBL2 isoform X1 produces the protein MLFPLPLAKRTYLPNLFLSLPLKGAFCAPPRTTSYSVCSFCMCCCYLLSYSWWVQGKFLEHLNSFVFEMGCFTILKSKKKLFDRIIRSKRVNHNEHGAAVLPGSQTQTRSLQSAPPSFKTKVKSIHPLNKVFNSKSRALSAPSALDSAEQNAFASTEHEEHEESKHRVIPGKEPRSPGPQPLPLPSPQGGGALKVIISLKPGLVNGPLYASGALNSAEQDALVSVEFEEQAESNNRAGTMKEQRSSSPRPLPLPHPKGGGALKTTRSFKPEKVSGPSHASRPVPLPSTGLLNYFRYEEIAAACHNFSSDQCISECLSASIYKASFHNDALSPKKFEATVTRLRPPTLGFREFITEVSNLASLQHPNLCKLLGFHARDISEPKMLVYERLCHGSLDSLLFGKSDGSSIDWNIRMKIALCAAKGLTFLHEEGPFQAMYNEFSTANIQIDKDFSAKLSEYGCVGHVPEKEFSKSSSAVGKLPVETLERGMLTPKSNVWSFGIVLLELLTGRKNLDSHYPKEERNLVKWCRPFLSDDFRLSLIMDPQLKGQFPSKAARTVADIAQRCLQKDPSERPTMRSIVEHLKMIQDMKYSCWHPLQEPSAAISKKQMSKSPSLNGVSYQAPGMSLSLPQSSIAETTFSPPRCCAVPILLPPPRLPEEL, from the exons CATTTAAACAGTTTTGTATTCGAGATGGGGTGTTTTACTATCTTGAAGAGCAAGAAAAAATTGTTTGACCGAATTATTCGGTCAAAACGTGTCAATCATAATGAGCATGGAGCTGCAGTACTGCCTGGATCTCAAACTCAAACCCGATCATTGCAGTCGGCACCTCCTAGTTTTAAGACTAAAGTGAAATCCATTCACCCTCTTAATAAAGTTTTCAACAGCAAGTCGCGGGCTTTATCTGCTCCATCGGCTCTTGATTCTGCAGAACAGAATGCTTTTGCTTCAACTGAGCATGAGGAACATGAAGAGTCAAAACACCGAGTAATACCAGGGAAGGAGCCGCGTTCACCTGGTCCACAACCTTTACCTCTTCCATCTCCTCAGGGTGGTGGAGCATTGAAGGTTATTATCAGCCTTAAGCCAGGGTTGGTTAATGGCCCTCTATATGCTTCTGGAGCTCTTAATTCTGCAGAACAAGATGCTTTGGTCTCAGTTGAGTTTGAGGAACAAGCTGAGTCGAATAACAGAGCTGGAACGATGAAGGAGCAGCGTTCATCTAGTCCACGGCCTTTACCTCTTCCACATCCTAAGGGTGGTGGTGCATTGAAGACTACTCGCAGCTTTAAGCCCGAAAAAGTTAGTGGTCCTTCACATGCTTCTAGACCTGTGCCCCTTCCATCTACCGGGTTGCTTAATTACTTTCGGTATGAGGAAATTGCTGCTGCTTGCCACAATTTTTCTTCAGATCAATGTATCTCAGAATGTCTTTCTGCTAGCATATATAAAGCTTCCTTTCATAACGATGCTTTAAGCCCAAAGAAGTTTGAAGCCACTGTGACCCGTCTTCGCCCACCAACTCTG GGCTTCAGGGAATTCATAACTGAGGTCAGTAATCTTGCATCTTTGCAACATCCAAACCTCTGTAAATTGCTAGGATTTCATGCCCGCGACATATCCGAACCAAAGATGTTGGTTTATGAGAGGCTATGCCATGGGAGCTTGGACAGCTTGTTGTTTGGGAAATCTGATGGCTCTTCAATTGATTGGAACATAAGAATGAAGATTGCCTTATGTGCTGCAAAAGGTCTTACTTTCTTGCATGAAGAAGGGCCTTTCCAG GCAATGTATAATGAATTCTCAACCGCTAATATACAAATTGACAAAGATTTCAGTGCAAAGCTCTCAGAATATGGTTGTGTTGGACATGTTCCTGAAAAAGAGTTTTCAAAGAGTTCATCT GCTGTTGGAAAACTTCCAGTGGAGACATTGGAGAGAGGAATGCTCACTCCAAAGAGCAATGTGTGGAGTTTTGGAATTGTTCTTCTGGAGCTACTTACAGGCAGAAAGAATCTTGATAGCCACTATCCCAAGGAAGAGAGGAACTTAGTCAAGTGGTGCCGGCCTTTCCTGTCAGACGATTTCCGACTCTCGCTGATCATGGATCCTCAACTTAAAGGCCAGTTTCCATCCAAAGCAGCAAGGACAGTAGCTGACATTGCACAGAGATGCCTCCAAAAGGATCCATCAGAGAGACCCACCATGAGAAGCATTGTGGAGCATCTGAAAATGATACAGGACATGAAGTACTCTTGTTGGCACCCACTGCAAGAACCATCAGCTGCTATATCTAAGAAACAAATGTCAAAATCACCAAGTCTTAATGGTGTTTCATATCAGGCACCTGGAATGAGTCTCTCTCTACCACAATCATCCATTGCTGAAACAACTTTCTCACCTCCAAGATGCTGTGCTGTGCCCATCCTGCTTCCTCCTCCTCGCTTGCCAGAGGAGCTTTAA